One window from the genome of Streptomyces sp. WZ-12 encodes:
- a CDS encoding sulfite exporter TauE/SafE family protein: MDVVALLGIGLLTGVTTVLFGFGGGFVAVPVVVWADAALGGDAMRVATATSALVMVVNAGFATAVTPRRVLATLRGSRALLLLLAVGAAVGALATRLAPADLVRWAFVGYIALTIVDLLLRPGFLRPPARVEAADGAPRPMPAVLGAPVGAVAAFLGVGGSVMTVPALRRAGHTMRVATTLANPLTLAIALPATVVSLAGATVTTAADAHRHLVGLVDPLSAAALLLGALPVIAVLRRRPPRIPDRLYAWAYIGLLAVVAVAMLLAG, encoded by the coding sequence GTGGACGTTGTGGCATTGCTAGGGATCGGGCTCCTGACCGGAGTCACGACGGTGTTGTTCGGGTTCGGCGGAGGGTTCGTCGCGGTCCCGGTCGTGGTGTGGGCGGACGCCGCGCTCGGCGGGGACGCGATGCGGGTGGCGACGGCCACCTCGGCGCTGGTGATGGTGGTCAACGCGGGCTTCGCGACGGCCGTCACACCGCGGCGGGTGCTCGCCACCCTCCGCGGCAGTCGGGCGCTGCTCCTGCTGCTGGCGGTCGGCGCCGCCGTCGGCGCCCTCGCCACCCGCCTCGCCCCGGCCGATCTGGTCCGTTGGGCGTTCGTCGGGTACATCGCCCTCACCATCGTCGACCTGCTCCTGCGCCCGGGCTTCCTGCGCCCGCCCGCCCGGGTCGAGGCGGCCGACGGCGCGCCGCGGCCGATGCCGGCCGTCCTCGGCGCGCCGGTCGGAGCGGTCGCCGCCTTCCTGGGCGTCGGCGGCAGCGTCATGACCGTGCCCGCGCTGCGGCGGGCCGGGCACACGATGCGGGTGGCGACCACGTTGGCCAACCCCCTCACGCTCGCCATCGCGCTCCCGGCCACCGTGGTCTCGCTCGCCGGCGCCACGGTCACCACCGCTGCCGATGCGCATCGACATCTGGTGGGCCTCGTCGACCCGCTCTCCGCCGCGGCGTTGCTGCTGGGGGCGCTACCGGTGATCGCGGTGCTGCGCCGCCGCCCGCCGCGCATCCCGGACCGCCTCTATGCCTGGGCGTACATCGGCCTGTTGGCCGTGGTGGCGGTGGCGATGCTGCTGGCGGGCTGA
- a CDS encoding ketopantoate reductase family protein, with amino-acid sequence MNATTAPRTVAVLGPGGVGGLAAALLARAGHRVICLAGDETVRVLRSRGLHITSGAFGDFSVPVEADTQLRTPVDLCLVGVKQTALASALERVPGHVLGERGVLIPLLNGLEHLVPLRARYGDDRVVAATISVVSARTAPGRIEHYSPFARIDLAADAVPRARLDDVAAVLGDAGFATRVRTDENAMMWEKIAFLAPMALLTTRYGVPLGEVCSHHPDHLRATVGEVAAVAGATGAPIDTEAVVGFLTGAPPASRSSMQRDAEAGRELELDAIGGAVLRAARAAGVAVPHLTRLVDEIHATAGRA; translated from the coding sequence ATGAACGCCACCACCGCTCCTCGGACGGTCGCCGTGCTCGGCCCCGGCGGGGTCGGCGGGCTCGCCGCGGCCCTGTTGGCCCGCGCCGGGCACCGGGTGATCTGCCTGGCCGGCGACGAGACCGTACGGGTCTTGCGGAGCCGGGGCCTGCACATCACCAGCGGCGCGTTCGGGGACTTCAGCGTCCCCGTCGAGGCCGATACCCAACTGCGGACCCCCGTGGACCTGTGCCTGGTCGGGGTCAAGCAGACCGCGCTGGCCTCGGCACTGGAGCGCGTACCGGGCCACGTGCTGGGCGAACGCGGGGTGTTGATACCGCTCCTCAACGGCTTGGAACACCTCGTTCCGCTCCGCGCGCGCTACGGCGACGACCGCGTCGTGGCCGCCACCATCAGCGTGGTGTCCGCCCGCACCGCCCCCGGCCGCATCGAGCACTACAGCCCGTTCGCCCGCATCGACCTCGCGGCCGACGCCGTCCCCAGGGCCCGGCTCGACGACGTGGCGGCCGTGCTGGGGGACGCCGGGTTCGCGACCCGGGTGCGCACCGACGAGAACGCCATGATGTGGGAGAAGATCGCCTTCCTCGCCCCGATGGCGCTGCTCACCACCCGGTACGGCGTCCCCCTCGGCGAGGTCTGCAGCCACCACCCGGACCACCTCCGGGCCACCGTCGGCGAGGTCGCGGCCGTGGCGGGCGCCACCGGCGCACCGATCGACACGGAGGCCGTGGTGGGCTTTCTGACCGGTGCGCCGCCCGCTTCGCGCTCCTCCATGCAGCGCGACGCCGAGGCCGGCCGGGAGTTGGAGCTCGACGCGATCGGCGGCGCGGTGCTCCGCGCCGCGCGGGCGGCCGGAGTGGCGGTGCCGCACCTCACGCGGCTCGTGGACGAGATCCACGCCACCGCCGGTCGGGCCTGA
- a CDS encoding DUF1272 domain-containing protein codes for MALEMRELCERCTTAVLVPDGPARICSYECSFCVACSQEMGDTCPNCGGELVPRPRRRARS; via the coding sequence ATGGCATTGGAAATGCGTGAGCTGTGCGAGCGGTGCACCACCGCCGTCCTGGTTCCCGACGGCCCGGCCCGGATCTGCTCCTACGAATGCAGCTTCTGCGTCGCGTGCAGCCAGGAGATGGGAGACACGTGCCCGAACTGCGGCGGGGAGTTGGTGCCCCGCCCGCGCCGTCGGGCACGTTCCTGA
- a CDS encoding amino acid permease: MTRTLAQSPQGSPPAVQDDAAPVLSHGLKQRHLSMIALGGVIGAGLFVGSGVGIAAAGPAIVLLFAGTGALVMLIMRMLGEMSAARPSTGSFSVHAEEELGSWAGTTSGWMYWLMLTAGVAAEATAAGSIMHNWVPSIPAYGWVAIFMVFFCASNLTAVKNFGEFEFWFSAIKVTVIVAFLVLGVLAILGVFGTPPGAQHLVGHGGFFPTGAAGLAAGLLTTISGFAGLETVTIAAAESDNPSRNVARAVRTAVWRIAVFYIGSMAVVVTLVPWNDPKVAADGPYVTVLDRLGIPAAGTIMQIVVLIALLSAMNANIYGASRMAYSLVSRGKGPRFLNRVTRGVPAAAVLASCLFGFVAVVAGIIWPSTVFAWLLNIAGCSVLVVWTVVCLTQLKMRRRLEREQPELLMVRMWAFPYLTWVALAAILGIFAVMAAGSDGRHQLIGTAVVVAALIAADRLKRRRQQRAVDGAQV, from the coding sequence ATGACCCGGACCCTCGCCCAGTCACCCCAGGGCTCCCCACCGGCTGTGCAGGACGACGCTGCGCCCGTGCTGTCGCACGGCCTCAAGCAGCGCCATCTGTCGATGATCGCGCTCGGTGGCGTCATCGGAGCCGGACTCTTCGTCGGCTCCGGCGTAGGCATCGCGGCGGCCGGTCCGGCCATCGTCCTGCTCTTCGCGGGGACCGGCGCGCTGGTCATGCTGATCATGCGGATGCTCGGCGAGATGTCCGCGGCCCGGCCCTCCACCGGGTCGTTCTCCGTGCACGCCGAGGAGGAGCTCGGCTCCTGGGCCGGGACCACCTCCGGCTGGATGTACTGGCTGATGCTGACCGCCGGCGTGGCGGCCGAGGCCACCGCGGCCGGTTCGATCATGCACAACTGGGTGCCGTCCATCCCGGCCTACGGCTGGGTGGCGATCTTCATGGTGTTCTTCTGCGCCAGCAACCTGACCGCGGTCAAGAACTTCGGTGAGTTCGAGTTCTGGTTCTCCGCGATCAAGGTCACCGTGATCGTCGCCTTCCTGGTGTTGGGTGTGCTGGCCATCCTCGGGGTCTTCGGCACCCCGCCCGGCGCCCAACACCTCGTCGGCCACGGCGGCTTCTTCCCGACCGGCGCCGCCGGTCTCGCCGCCGGACTGCTGACCACCATCTCCGGCTTCGCCGGCCTGGAGACCGTCACCATCGCGGCCGCGGAGTCCGACAACCCGAGCCGGAACGTGGCCCGCGCCGTCCGCACGGCCGTCTGGCGCATCGCCGTCTTCTACATCGGCTCGATGGCCGTGGTCGTCACCCTGGTGCCCTGGAACGACCCGAAGGTCGCCGCCGACGGTCCCTACGTCACCGTGCTCGACCGGCTCGGCATCCCGGCGGCCGGCACGATCATGCAGATCGTGGTGCTGATCGCGCTGCTCTCGGCGATGAACGCCAACATCTACGGCGCGTCGCGGATGGCGTACTCCCTGGTCAGCCGCGGGAAGGGGCCGCGGTTCCTGAACCGGGTCACCCGGGGCGTGCCGGCGGCCGCGGTCCTGGCGTCCTGCCTGTTCGGCTTCGTGGCCGTGGTCGCCGGGATCATCTGGCCGAGCACCGTGTTCGCCTGGCTGCTGAACATCGCCGGCTGCTCGGTGCTGGTCGTCTGGACCGTCGTCTGCCTCACCCAGCTCAAGATGCGCCGCCGCCTGGAGCGCGAGCAGCCCGAGCTGCTGATGGTGCGGATGTGGGCCTTCCCCTACCTGACCTGGGTGGCGCTGGCCGCCATCCTCGGCATCTTCGCGGTGATGGCCGCCGGCTCGGACGGCCGGCACCAACTGATCGGCACGGCCGTCGTGGTGGCGGCGCTGATCGCCGCGGACCGCCTCAAGCGGCGCCGCCAGCAACGGGCCGTCGACGGCGCGCAGGTGTGA
- a CDS encoding short-chain fatty acyl-CoA regulator family protein, whose amino-acid sequence MAGRPADRKVYAHAKLRRLRREHGMNQVEMARALGLSTSYANQIEQSQRPLTAPVLLRIAEVFGVDAEFFSGAGEDRLAADLRTALADEACGATPPAAEEIAEAARDHPEVARALVALHRRYRDTAEQAAALAAPGSGDSLLPPGEPHDEVRDFFYAHHNHFEPLDSAAERSAAAMALRPGRAADPLTARLAEQHGVTVVQTAPGRSADARRFDPAAGVLFLSPWLSDGQRAFQLATQLALLEHGPLLDQLSGSAHELTSPESVALARIGLANYFAGALLMPYAAFLATAEEVRYDIELLSARFGVGFETVCHRLSTLQRTGRRGVPFSFLRVDRAGNISKRQSATDFHFSRLGGTCPLWTVYEAFSAPGRILTQVAEMPDGKRYFWIARTLTRGGFGHHAPRAEFAVALGCELRHAHRLVYAGGVALDDPRAATPIGLGCRICERRDCAQRARPPAGGRLAIDPDRRTYVPYPVETRTTAP is encoded by the coding sequence ATGGCCGGACGACCGGCCGACCGCAAGGTCTACGCCCATGCGAAGCTGCGCCGACTGCGCCGCGAACACGGCATGAACCAGGTCGAGATGGCCCGCGCTCTGGGCCTCTCCACCAGCTACGCCAACCAGATCGAGCAGAGCCAGCGCCCGCTGACCGCCCCCGTACTGCTGCGCATCGCGGAGGTCTTCGGCGTGGACGCGGAGTTCTTCTCCGGCGCCGGGGAGGACCGGCTCGCCGCCGACCTGCGGACCGCGCTCGCCGACGAGGCGTGCGGGGCGACGCCGCCCGCCGCCGAGGAGATCGCCGAGGCCGCCCGCGACCACCCGGAGGTGGCCCGGGCCCTGGTCGCCCTCCACCGCCGCTACCGCGACACCGCTGAACAGGCCGCGGCCCTGGCCGCACCGGGCTCCGGCGACTCCCTGTTGCCCCCGGGCGAACCGCACGACGAGGTGCGGGACTTCTTCTACGCCCACCACAACCACTTCGAACCGCTGGACTCCGCGGCGGAGCGGAGCGCCGCGGCGATGGCGCTGCGGCCGGGCCGGGCCGCCGACCCGCTCACCGCCCGGCTCGCCGAGCAGCACGGCGTCACCGTGGTCCAGACCGCGCCGGGCCGCTCCGCCGACGCCCGCCGCTTCGACCCGGCCGCCGGGGTGCTGTTCCTGTCCCCCTGGCTCAGCGACGGCCAGCGCGCCTTCCAACTCGCCACCCAGTTGGCGCTCCTGGAGCACGGCCCGCTGCTCGACCAACTCTCCGGCAGCGCCCACGAGTTGACCTCACCGGAGTCGGTGGCGCTGGCCCGCATCGGCCTGGCCAACTACTTCGCCGGCGCCCTGCTCATGCCGTACGCCGCCTTCCTGGCCACGGCCGAGGAGGTGCGCTACGACATCGAGTTGCTGTCCGCGCGCTTCGGCGTCGGCTTCGAGACCGTCTGCCACCGCCTGAGCACCCTCCAGCGCACCGGCCGCCGCGGCGTCCCCTTCTCGTTCCTGCGGGTCGACCGGGCCGGCAACATCTCCAAGCGCCAGTCCGCGACCGACTTCCACTTCTCCCGCCTGGGCGGCACCTGCCCGCTGTGGACGGTGTACGAGGCGTTCTCCGCGCCCGGCCGGATACTGACCCAGGTCGCCGAGATGCCGGACGGCAAGCGGTACTTCTGGATCGCCCGCACCCTCACCCGGGGCGGCTTCGGCCACCACGCGCCGCGCGCCGAGTTCGCCGTCGCGCTCGGCTGCGAGCTGCGCCACGCCCACCGGCTGGTCTACGCCGGCGGCGTCGCCCTGGACGACCCCCGGGCCGCCACCCCCATCGGCCTGGGCTGCCGGATCTGCGAGCGCCGCGACTGCGCGCAACGCGCCCGGCCCCCGGCCGGCGGGCGCCTGGCCATCGATCCCGACCGGCGGACCTATGTGCCGTATCCGGTGGAGACGCGCACCACGGCGCCCTGA
- a CDS encoding bifunctional 2-methylcitrate synthase/citrate synthase: MPATAPEIHRGLAGVVVDTTEISTVIQETNSLTYCGYPVQDLAAHRSFEEVAHLLWHGELPDAGQLRAFRARERALRPVDRTTSELLTRLPETCHPMDVLRTAVSFFGAEDPTEDDGSPAANRAKSLTLLAKLPTIVAADQRRRRGLDPIPPDPELGYAENFFHMCFGAVPEPEVVRCFEVSLILYAEHSFNASTFTARVVTSTLSDLYSAVTAAIGALKGPLHGGANEAVMHMLQEIGDPQRAERWLDEALAARRKIMGFGHRVYQHGDSRVPIMQAALDHLVARAADPEATRLAALHEALRQAVFTRKGIHPNLDYPAGLAYHLMGFDTPTFTPIFVLSRITGWTAHITEQLAHNALIRPLASYAGPEQRAVPA; the protein is encoded by the coding sequence ATGCCCGCCACCGCGCCCGAAATCCACCGCGGCCTCGCCGGTGTCGTCGTCGACACCACCGAGATCTCCACCGTCATCCAGGAGACCAACTCCCTGACCTACTGCGGTTATCCGGTCCAGGACCTGGCCGCGCACCGCTCCTTCGAGGAGGTCGCCCACCTGCTCTGGCACGGCGAGCTCCCCGACGCCGGCCAACTCCGCGCGTTCCGCGCCCGCGAGCGCGCGCTGCGCCCCGTGGACCGCACCACGTCCGAACTGCTGACCCGACTCCCCGAGACCTGCCACCCGATGGACGTGCTGCGCACCGCCGTCAGCTTCTTCGGCGCAGAGGACCCCACCGAGGACGACGGCAGCCCGGCCGCCAACCGCGCCAAGTCCCTGACCCTGCTGGCCAAACTGCCCACCATCGTCGCCGCCGACCAGCGCCGCCGGCGCGGCCTGGACCCGATCCCGCCCGACCCCGAGCTCGGCTACGCGGAGAACTTCTTCCACATGTGCTTCGGCGCCGTGCCCGAGCCGGAGGTGGTCCGCTGCTTCGAGGTCTCCCTGATCCTCTACGCCGAACACAGCTTCAACGCCTCGACGTTCACCGCCCGTGTGGTCACCTCCACCCTCTCCGACCTCTACAGCGCGGTCACCGCCGCCATCGGCGCCCTCAAGGGCCCCCTGCACGGCGGCGCCAACGAGGCCGTGATGCACATGCTGCAGGAGATCGGCGACCCGCAACGCGCCGAGCGGTGGCTCGACGAGGCCCTGGCCGCCCGGCGGAAGATCATGGGCTTCGGCCACCGCGTCTACCAGCACGGCGACTCCCGCGTCCCGATCATGCAGGCCGCGCTCGACCACCTGGTGGCCCGCGCCGCCGACCCCGAGGCGACCCGCCTGGCCGCGCTCCACGAGGCCCTGCGCCAGGCCGTGTTCACCCGCAAGGGCATCCATCCCAACCTGGACTACCCCGCCGGCCTCGCCTACCACCTGATGGGCTTCGACACCCCCACCTTCACCCCGATCTTCGTGCTGAGCCGCATCACCGGCTGGACCGCCCACATCACCGAACAACTCGCCCACAACGCCCTCATCAGACCGCTGGCCTCGTACGCGGGGCCGGAGCAGCGGGCGGTGCCGGCGTAG
- a CDS encoding Lrp/AsnC family transcriptional regulator, producing the protein MDKIDRMILRELQRDGRMANADLATKVGLTPTPCLRRVRNLEKIGAIRGYRAELDGNFLDSGFHAFATVAMKHDNRATMTEFESRITELPQVIETHRLFGDPDYLLRIAVADIAAYERFYTEVLCALPGINKLTSHMTMKEVKAHRGFLAGLE; encoded by the coding sequence ATGGACAAAATTGATCGCATGATCCTGCGCGAGCTACAGCGGGACGGGCGCATGGCCAACGCCGATCTAGCCACCAAGGTAGGGCTTACGCCCACCCCGTGCCTCCGCCGGGTCCGGAACTTAGAAAAGATCGGCGCCATACGTGGTTACCGTGCGGAACTCGACGGTAACTTCTTGGACAGCGGATTCCACGCATTCGCCACAGTAGCGATGAAGCACGACAATCGCGCCACTATGACCGAGTTCGAGTCCCGGATCACCGAGCTCCCCCAAGTGATCGAGACCCACCGCCTGTTCGGTGACCCCGACTACCTGCTGCGCATCGCGGTCGCCGACATCGCCGCCTACGAGCGCTTCTACACCGAGGTGTTGTGCGCCCTACCCGGGATCAACAAGCTCACCTCGCACATGACGATGAAAGAGGTCAAGGCGCACCGGGGATTCCTCGCAGGGCTGGAGTGA
- the prpB gene encoding methylisocitrate lyase gives MLLHTRTTPAERRRAFREQLATGRLLRMPGAVNPLSARLIQEHGFEAAYLSGAVLAADLGLPDIGLTTATEIAARAQQTTRVTDLPVLIDADTGFGEPLNAARTVQLMEDAGLAGLHLEDQVNPKRCGHLDGKSVVPREEMTRRVRAAVDARRDPDFLLMARTDARSVEGLDAAIDRAKAYVDAGADALFPEALADEAEFAAFRAAVDVPLLANMTEFGKSRLLDARTLQDLGYNIALYPVTLLRLAMGAVEDGLRTLAAEGTQESLLPRMQTRSRLYELLGYQDYTAFDAAVFDFTLPPGT, from the coding sequence ATGCTGCTGCACACCCGCACCACCCCCGCCGAACGCCGCCGCGCCTTCCGTGAACAACTGGCCACCGGCCGCCTGTTGCGCATGCCCGGCGCCGTGAACCCGCTCTCCGCCCGCCTCATCCAGGAGCACGGCTTCGAGGCCGCCTACCTCTCCGGCGCCGTCCTCGCCGCCGACCTGGGCCTGCCCGACATCGGTCTGACCACCGCCACCGAGATCGCCGCCCGCGCCCAGCAGACCACCCGGGTCACCGACCTGCCCGTCCTGATCGACGCCGACACCGGCTTCGGCGAACCGCTGAACGCCGCCCGCACCGTCCAGTTGATGGAGGACGCCGGACTGGCCGGCCTCCACCTGGAGGACCAGGTCAACCCCAAGCGCTGCGGCCACCTCGACGGCAAGTCCGTCGTCCCCCGCGAGGAGATGACCCGCCGCGTCCGGGCCGCCGTCGACGCCCGCCGCGACCCCGACTTCCTGCTGATGGCCCGCACCGACGCCCGCTCCGTCGAGGGCCTGGACGCGGCCATCGACCGCGCCAAGGCATACGTCGACGCGGGCGCCGACGCGCTCTTCCCCGAAGCCCTCGCCGACGAGGCCGAGTTCGCGGCGTTCCGCGCGGCCGTCGACGTCCCCCTCCTCGCCAACATGACCGAGTTCGGCAAGTCCCGCCTCCTGGACGCGCGGACGCTTCAGGACCTCGGCTACAACATCGCGCTCTACCCCGTCACCCTGCTGCGCCTGGCCATGGGCGCCGTCGAGGACGGTCTGCGCACCCTGGCCGCCGAGGGCACCCAGGAGTCCCTGCTGCCCCGCATGCAGACCCGCTCCCGCCTCTACGAACTCCTCGGCTACCAGGACTACACGGCCTTCGACGCGGCCGTCTTCGACTTCACCCTCCCGCCCGGGACCTGA
- a CDS encoding MmgE/PrpD family protein, translating to MIEHHVRVHPSADRLPREDQLAWKLATVATGTEELDADSAAMAVNRVIDNASVAVASLLRRPVAVARAQATAHRGTAPGASVFGTATRVSPEWAAWANGTAVRELDFHDTYLAADYSHPGDNIPPLLAVAQHTGRTGADLLRATVAAYEIHVALVKGICLHAHRIDHVAHLSAATAGGLGALLRLPTETVYQAVQQAVHTTTATRQSRKGEISSWKAYAPAFAGKAAIEAVDRAMRGETSPSPIYEGEDGFLAWMLDGPAADYTVALPAAGEPRRAILDTYTKEHSAEYQAQAIIDLARRLREKAGPLDRVRSIVLHTSHHTHHVIGSGANDPQKYDPTASRETLDHSVPYIFAVALEDGTWHHARSYAPERARRPETVALWRRISTVEDPEWTRRYHDPDPQRRAFGGRAVLTLDDGSVIEDELAVADAHPAGARPFDRPAYARKFRTLADGIVTPAAQDRFLTAAEHLAELRAPDLDGLFPAVVPEAVAARDASLPKGLF from the coding sequence GTGATCGAGCACCACGTCCGTGTCCACCCCAGCGCCGACCGCCTGCCGCGCGAGGACCAACTCGCCTGGAAACTGGCGACGGTGGCCACCGGCACCGAGGAGTTGGACGCCGACAGCGCCGCCATGGCCGTCAACCGCGTCATCGACAACGCCTCGGTCGCCGTCGCCTCCCTGTTGCGCCGCCCCGTCGCGGTGGCCCGCGCCCAGGCCACCGCGCACCGCGGCACCGCCCCCGGCGCCTCGGTCTTCGGCACCGCCACCAGGGTCTCCCCGGAGTGGGCCGCCTGGGCCAACGGCACCGCGGTGCGCGAGCTGGACTTCCACGACACCTACCTCGCCGCCGACTACTCCCACCCCGGCGACAACATCCCGCCCCTGCTCGCCGTCGCCCAGCACACCGGCCGCACCGGCGCCGACCTGCTGCGCGCCACCGTCGCCGCCTACGAGATCCACGTCGCCCTGGTCAAGGGCATCTGCCTGCACGCCCACCGCATCGACCACGTCGCCCACCTCAGCGCGGCCACCGCCGGCGGCCTGGGCGCCCTGCTGCGACTGCCGACGGAGACGGTATACCAAGCGGTTCAGCAGGCGGTGCACACCACCACCGCGACCCGCCAGTCCCGCAAGGGCGAGATCTCCAGTTGGAAGGCGTACGCGCCGGCCTTCGCCGGCAAGGCCGCCATCGAGGCCGTCGACCGGGCGATGCGCGGCGAGACCTCCCCGTCCCCGATCTACGAGGGCGAAGACGGCTTCCTGGCCTGGATGTTGGACGGTCCCGCGGCCGACTACACCGTCGCGCTCCCCGCGGCGGGCGAGCCGCGCCGCGCGATCCTCGACACCTACACCAAGGAGCACTCCGCCGAGTACCAGGCCCAGGCGATCATCGACCTGGCCCGCCGACTGCGCGAGAAGGCCGGCCCGTTGGACCGCGTGCGCTCGATCGTCCTGCACACCAGTCACCACACCCACCACGTCATCGGCTCCGGCGCCAACGACCCGCAGAAGTACGACCCCACGGCCAGCCGCGAGACCCTCGACCACTCCGTGCCGTACATCTTCGCCGTCGCCCTGGAGGACGGCACCTGGCACCACGCACGCTCCTACGCCCCCGAGCGCGCCCGCCGCCCGGAGACCGTCGCACTGTGGCGGAGGATCAGCACGGTCGAGGACCCGGAGTGGACCCGCCGCTACCACGACCCCGACCCGCAGCGCCGCGCCTTCGGCGGCCGCGCCGTGCTCACCCTGGACGACGGCTCGGTCATCGAGGACGAACTGGCCGTCGCCGACGCCCACCCGGCAGGCGCCCGCCCCTTCGACCGCCCCGCCTACGCCCGCAAGTTCCGCACCCTCGCCGACGGCATCGTCACCCCGGCCGCCCAGGACCGCTTCCTGACCGCCGCCGAGCACCTCGCCGAACTGCGCGCCCCCGACCTCGACGGCCTCTTCCCGGCCGTCGTCCCGGAGGCCGTGGCCGCCCGCGACGCGAGCCTGCCGAAGGGCCTGTTCTGA
- a CDS encoding GNAT family N-acetyltransferase translates to MTSARVRPARVSDLPQVAQLAVEHAAYERAAPPVPDLAERLAMLLFGAPVPRLRCLVAELADGGLIGYATCSPEMSTWQAREYLHMDCLFVRSGHRSLGVGALLMAAVAGEARGLGLAEVQWQTPSWNADAARFYDRLGAHANEKYRYTLPVPGANHPAQRGH, encoded by the coding sequence ATGACGTCGGCACGGGTCAGACCCGCGCGGGTGTCCGATCTCCCGCAGGTGGCCCAACTGGCCGTCGAGCACGCCGCGTACGAGCGGGCCGCACCGCCGGTGCCCGACCTCGCGGAGCGGCTCGCGATGCTGCTCTTCGGCGCCCCGGTGCCCCGACTGCGCTGCCTGGTGGCGGAGTTGGCCGACGGTGGCCTCATCGGCTACGCCACCTGCTCGCCCGAGATGTCCACCTGGCAGGCGCGCGAGTACCTCCACATGGACTGTCTCTTCGTCCGCTCCGGCCATCGGAGCCTGGGCGTCGGCGCGCTGCTGATGGCCGCGGTGGCCGGTGAGGCACGCGGGCTCGGGCTCGCCGAGGTCCAGTGGCAGACGCCGAGTTGGAACGCGGACGCCGCCCGCTTCTACGACCGGCTCGGCGCACACGCCAACGAGAAGTACCGCTACACCCTGCCGGTGCCCGGCGCCAACCACCCCGCGCAGCGGGGTCATTGA
- a CDS encoding SidA/IucD/PvdA family monooxygenase, whose translation MRVHDVLGVGFGPANLALAIAIEEKYPGLDARFLEARPTPDWQPGMLLNGSDIQNHPSRDLVTLRNPRSRYSFLNFLHEQGRLVRHLNLPVEFPLRKEYAGYIRWAADFFSHQVDCGQRAVGIQAIDHDGERVWEVATQTGDRYLGRTLVMAPGRTPYIPAPYDAVDSPRVFHLTQYLPRLKQLTADGAPKAVAVIGGSQSAVELTLDLHRQFPGTRVVTYPRSYSLRLKDTSPFSEEGYFPEFTEYYFRASRDSRRALDAYMQPTNYSSADGDVLKELYVAIYEQQLDGDQRVFVRGSHEATALSATDRSVTIDFQELHTGERVRDEVDFVVLATGFRNLGPAPHEELCPPMLAPVADHFAREEDGRLDVDSDYALTPREDMDEVPPLFLNGLCESSHGIGDAGSFSLLSLRTGTLADALADRLGNRPESLPESVQFAL comes from the coding sequence GTGCGCGTTCACGATGTTCTCGGTGTAGGCTTCGGTCCCGCCAACCTCGCCCTGGCAATAGCCATCGAGGAGAAGTACCCCGGTCTGGACGCCCGGTTTCTGGAAGCCCGTCCCACCCCCGATTGGCAGCCCGGGATGCTGCTGAACGGATCGGATATCCAGAACCATCCCAGTCGCGATCTGGTAACCCTGAGGAACCCCCGCAGTCGCTACTCGTTCCTCAATTTCCTGCATGAGCAGGGCCGTTTGGTACGCCATCTCAACCTCCCGGTCGAGTTCCCCCTCCGCAAGGAATACGCCGGGTACATCCGCTGGGCCGCGGATTTCTTCTCCCACCAAGTGGACTGCGGCCAACGCGCCGTCGGTATACAAGCGATCGACCACGACGGCGAACGCGTCTGGGAGGTGGCCACCCAGACCGGCGACCGCTACCTCGGCCGCACCCTGGTCATGGCACCAGGACGCACGCCGTACATCCCGGCGCCCTACGACGCCGTGGACAGCCCCCGCGTCTTCCACCTGACCCAGTACCTGCCGCGGTTGAAGCAGCTCACCGCCGACGGGGCCCCCAAGGCCGTCGCGGTGATCGGCGGCAGCCAGAGCGCCGTCGAGCTCACCCTTGACCTGCACCGGCAGTTCCCCGGCACCCGCGTGGTCACCTACCCGCGCTCCTACTCGCTGCGGCTGAAGGACACCAGCCCGTTCAGCGAGGAGGGGTACTTCCCGGAGTTCACCGAGTACTACTTCCGCGCCTCACGGGACAGCCGGCGCGCCCTCGACGCCTACATGCAGCCGACCAACTACTCCTCGGCCGACGGAGACGTCCTCAAAGAGCTGTATGTGGCGATCTACGAGCAGCAGCTCGACGGCGACCAGCGGGTGTTCGTCCGCGGCAGCCACGAGGCCACCGCCCTCTCGGCGACCGACCGGAGCGTCACCATCGACTTCCAGGAACTGCACACCGGCGAACGCGTCCGCGACGAGGTCGACTTCGTCGTCCTGGCCACCGGCTTCCGCAACCTGGGCCCCGCCCCCCACGAGGAGCTCTGCCCGCCGATGCTGGCCCCCGTCGCGGACCACTTCGCGCGGGAGGAGGACGGCCGGCTGGACGTCGACAGCGACTACGCGCTGACCCCGCGCGAGGACATGGACGAGGTGCCGCCGCTCTTCCTCAACGGCCTGTGCGAATCGAGCCACGGCATCGGCGACGCCGGCTCCTTCAGCCTGTTGTCGCTGCGCACCGGCACCCTGGCGGACGCCCTCGCCGACCGCCTCGGCAACCGGCCGGAAAGCCTGCCGGAATCCGTTCAGTTCGCCCTCTGA